One Cohnella candidum genomic region harbors:
- the trmFO gene encoding FADH(2)-oxidizing methylenetetrahydrofolate--tRNA-(uracil(54)-C(5))-methyltransferase TrmFO, translated as MNEHPRVTVVGAGLAGSEAAWQIASQGVPVTLYEMRPARRTPAHHTDKFAELVCSNSLRANGLTNAVGVLKEEMRRLNSLILSAADRNAVPAGGALAVDRDGFSGEVTSRLRNHPLITVVNEELSAIPEDGITVIATGPLTSPDLSKQIQELLGEEYFYFYDAAAPIVEKDSIDMERVFLASRYDKGEAAYLNCPMNEEEFEAFYEALITAETAEIKDFEKEMYFEGCMPIEVMAKRGKQTVLFGPMKPVGLVDPRTGKQPHAVVQLRQDNAAGTLYNLVGFQTHLKWGEQKRVFGLIPGLEQAEFVRFGVMHRNTFINSPRLMLPTYQFKRRESLFFAGQMTGVEGYVESAASGLIAGLNAGRLARGLDPVTLPAETTLGSMAHYITTADFRHFQPMNANFGLFPPLGHRVRSKKEKNDTIAERALAAIEDFAREWQTDASIPTV; from the coding sequence GTGAATGAACATCCACGCGTGACGGTCGTCGGAGCCGGTCTTGCCGGCAGCGAAGCGGCTTGGCAGATCGCCTCCCAAGGCGTCCCCGTCACGCTTTACGAAATGCGGCCCGCTCGCCGTACGCCCGCCCACCACACCGACAAGTTCGCCGAGCTGGTGTGCAGCAACAGCCTCCGGGCAAACGGCTTGACGAACGCGGTCGGCGTGTTGAAGGAAGAGATGCGCCGGCTGAATTCGCTGATTCTCTCGGCGGCGGACCGGAACGCGGTGCCGGCGGGCGGCGCGCTCGCGGTGGACCGCGACGGATTCTCCGGGGAAGTCACGAGCCGTTTGCGGAATCATCCGTTGATTACGGTCGTAAACGAAGAGCTTTCGGCCATTCCCGAGGACGGGATAACGGTAATCGCCACCGGTCCGCTGACCTCGCCGGATCTGTCCAAGCAAATCCAGGAACTGCTCGGCGAAGAGTATTTTTACTTCTACGACGCGGCGGCTCCGATCGTGGAGAAGGATTCCATCGACATGGAGCGGGTTTTCCTCGCGTCCCGTTACGACAAGGGCGAGGCGGCTTACCTGAATTGCCCCATGAACGAGGAAGAATTCGAAGCGTTCTACGAGGCGCTGATCACGGCGGAAACCGCGGAGATCAAAGATTTCGAGAAGGAAATGTACTTCGAAGGCTGCATGCCGATCGAGGTCATGGCCAAACGCGGCAAACAGACGGTGCTGTTCGGACCGATGAAACCGGTCGGGCTGGTCGATCCCCGTACGGGCAAGCAGCCTCACGCCGTCGTGCAGCTCCGGCAGGACAACGCGGCCGGTACGCTGTACAACCTGGTCGGCTTCCAGACCCATCTCAAATGGGGAGAGCAGAAAAGGGTGTTCGGCCTCATTCCGGGACTGGAGCAGGCGGAATTCGTACGCTTTGGCGTCATGCACCGCAATACGTTCATCAACTCGCCGCGGCTGATGCTCCCGACCTATCAGTTCAAGCGGAGGGAGAGCCTGTTCTTCGCCGGCCAAATGACCGGCGTCGAAGGGTACGTGGAATCCGCGGCGTCCGGCCTGATCGCCGGCTTGAACGCCGGGCGGCTCGCGCGCGGGCTGGATCCCGTGACGCTGCCGGCGGAGACGACGCTCGGCAGCATGGCGCACTATATCACGACGGCGGATTTCCGCCATTTCCAACCGATGAACGCGAATTTCGGTTTGTTCCCGCCCTTGGGGCATC